A region of the Rhodothermales bacterium genome:
ACCTCAGAGGCGACGCCACGTTCGCGCACGGAAAGCTTTCGCTGGACTATCGATTCGACTGAGACACCCCGTTATCCTGCCTTTCAACCCCAAATAATTCGATATTTGCGATGACCAAAGGTCGTTTGGAGGCGTTCAGCGATGGCGTGCTGGCCATCATCATCACCATCATGGTGTTGGAGATGAAGGTGCCGCATGGCGAAGACTTCGCCACCCTTAAGCCGCTCCTGCCCGTATTTTTGAGCTACGTGCTCAGCTTTGTCCACCTGGGCATCTACTGGAACAATCACCACCATCTCCTGCAGGCAGCGCGGCATATCAACGGTCCGGTGCTGTGGGCGAACATGCATCTGTTGTTCTGGCTGTCGCTGGTGCCGTTTGTGACGGGATGGATGGGGGAGAATCATTTCGCCCCGATGCCCGTGGCGCTATACGGCGTGATCCTGTTATTGGCCGGCGTCGCGTATTATCTTCTGACCCA
Encoded here:
- a CDS encoding TMEM175 family protein, whose amino-acid sequence is MTKGRLEAFSDGVLAIIITIMVLEMKVPHGEDFATLKPLLPVFLSYVLSFVHLGIYWNNHHHLLQAARHINGPVLWANMHLLFWLSLVPFVTGWMGENHFAPMPVALYGVILLLAGVAYYLLTHALIARHGADSSLAAAIGKDVKGLISMVAYVAAIPLAFWNEWVSCSIYVLVAVMWLVPDRRIERIMEA